In Thalassotalea fonticola, a single genomic region encodes these proteins:
- a CDS encoding c-type cytochrome, with protein MNLFSAYAEPSPHVNKTSTAKTSNSELSKQRKKYLLHLVKQDCGSCHGMTLKGGLGPSLLPEELINKPEYFLTITILEGRPGTAMPPWKDILNQQDAKWIAEQLIKGLDNDQN; from the coding sequence TTGAACTTATTTTCAGCTTATGCCGAACCCAGCCCGCATGTTAATAAAACCTCTACAGCAAAAACAAGCAATTCTGAACTAAGCAAACAGCGTAAAAAATACCTCCTGCATCTGGTGAAACAAGATTGCGGCTCTTGCCATGGCATGACGTTAAAAGGTGGCTTAGGCCCATCTTTATTACCGGAAGAATTAATTAATAAGCCTGAATATTTCCTTACCATTACCATCCTGGAAGGACGTCCAGGTACGGCAATGCCGCCTTGGAAAGACATACTAAATCAGCAAGACGCTAAATGGATAGCAGAACAACTAATTAAAGGGCTAGACAATGATCAAAACTAA
- a CDS encoding cbb3-type cytochrome c oxidase subunit I, which produces MNTLKYQSQAVAKPYFVFALILFVGQILFGLIMGLQYVVGDFLAGAIPFNVARMVHTNLLIVWLLFGFMGAAYYLVPEESETELYSPKLAIILFWVFAAAGVATILGYLLVPYSTLADFTFNELWPTMGREFLEQPTITKIGIVVVCLGFLFNLGMTILKGRKTAINMVLMTGLIGLAVFFLFSFYNPTNLALDKYFWWFVVHLWVEGVWELIMGAILAYVLIKVTGVDREVIEKWLYVIIAMALISGILGTGHHFYWLATPEYWQWVGSIFSAIEPLPFFAMVLYAFNMVNRRRREHPNKAATLWALGTAVMAFLGAGVWGFLHTLSPVNYYTHGSQITAAHGHMAFYGAYAMIVMTIISFAMPKLRGIGEANCNRAQVREMWGFWLMTVAMVFITLFLTGAGVLQVWLQRLPETGEALSFMATQDKLSIFYWMREVAGVIFLLGLIAYISSFWVKEKATA; this is translated from the coding sequence ATGAATACATTAAAATATCAATCACAAGCTGTCGCAAAACCTTATTTTGTGTTCGCTTTAATCTTATTTGTCGGACAAATTTTATTTGGTCTGATCATGGGATTGCAATATGTCGTAGGCGATTTCCTCGCCGGCGCAATTCCATTTAACGTAGCTCGAATGGTGCATACCAACTTGCTAATTGTTTGGCTGTTGTTTGGCTTTATGGGGGCTGCTTATTACCTGGTTCCTGAGGAATCTGAAACGGAGTTATACAGTCCTAAACTAGCAATTATCTTATTTTGGGTTTTTGCTGCTGCAGGTGTAGCAACTATTTTAGGTTACTTACTTGTACCATATTCAACCTTAGCTGACTTTACCTTTAACGAGTTATGGCCAACTATGGGGCGTGAGTTCCTTGAACAGCCAACAATTACCAAAATAGGTATCGTTGTCGTTTGTTTAGGTTTCTTATTTAACCTTGGTATGACAATTTTAAAAGGTCGAAAAACTGCGATTAACATGGTGCTAATGACCGGTTTAATTGGTTTGGCAGTATTCTTCTTATTCTCATTCTACAACCCAACTAACTTAGCATTAGATAAATACTTCTGGTGGTTCGTGGTACATTTATGGGTAGAAGGTGTTTGGGAATTAATCATGGGTGCAATCTTGGCTTATGTATTAATCAAAGTTACTGGTGTTGACCGTGAAGTTATAGAAAAGTGGTTATACGTAATCATTGCGATGGCGTTAATCTCAGGTATTTTAGGTACTGGTCATCACTTCTACTGGTTAGCAACTCCAGAATACTGGCAGTGGGTAGGTTCAATCTTCTCAGCAATCGAACCATTACCGTTCTTTGCGATGGTATTATACGCCTTTAATATGGTTAACCGTCGTCGTCGTGAACATCCTAACAAAGCCGCTACATTATGGGCGTTAGGTACTGCAGTTATGGCATTCTTGGGTGCTGGTGTGTGGGGCTTCTTACATACTTTATCTCCGGTAAACTACTACACTCATGGTTCACAAATAACCGCTGCTCATGGTCACATGGCATTCTATGGCGCTTATGCGATGATCGTAATGACTATCATTTCATTCGCTATGCCTAAGTTACGTGGTATTGGTGAAGCTAACTGTAACCGTGCGCAAGTACGTGAGATGTGGGGATTCTGGTTAATGACTGTTGCTATGGTCTTTATCACCTTATTCTTAACCGGTGCAGGTGTTTTACAAGTATGGTTACAACGTTTACCTGAAACAGGCGAAGCGCTAAGCTTTATGGCCACTCAAGATAAACTCTCCATATTCTATTGGATGCGTGAAGTTGCTGGTGTTATTTTCTTATTAGGTCTAATCGCTTACATCTCAAGCTTTTGGGTAAAAGAAAAAGCCACAGCATAA
- a CDS encoding cytochrome D1 domain-containing protein, whose product MKAIKYGLSVLSVAVGVAVSGMSMTVSAAEPTLSEADFEKAQLHYFQRCAGCHGVLRKGATGKNLEPKSMLKKGQKRLEKIISLGTEGGMNNFDDLFSEQEISNLATFIQMTPPVPPEMSLEQMRSHTKEFVAPKDYPTKPLHGLNWKNFFVVIERDAGKAAIIDGDTKKVITHIDTGYAVHVIKGTEKHKIDTAKDVGRFWYTIGRDGKVNKIDLWQTPEKMLVAETKMAYDARDIAVSGDGKYVIAGGYWPAHFVIMDAVTLNPLKVVTTRGYNTKGEFVNEARVAAVYTSPNKSEFTVAVKETGQMLQVDYSDLDNLNITSIASSEFLHDGFYDPSGRYFQIAANASNKMVVVDTETGKLEAQIDVDSLPHPGPGANWIDKKCGPVGGTTHLGTGLVSVWGNDPMGHPDQAWKLCYEVETDGAGAFIRTHENSDFVWADQLKHPEPEVQQSVQVFDKKTREIVKTIRVTEEEGKAALHMEFNKGGTEVWVSVWNRTDAKNPTGEIVVYDAKTLKELHRIKGLTTPTGKFNVYNRMNHKT is encoded by the coding sequence ATGAAAGCAATAAAATATGGATTGTCCGTACTTAGCGTTGCTGTCGGAGTTGCTGTTAGTGGTATGAGTATGACCGTTTCTGCGGCAGAGCCAACACTATCAGAAGCAGACTTTGAAAAAGCACAATTACATTATTTCCAGCGTTGTGCTGGTTGTCATGGTGTATTACGTAAAGGTGCTACAGGTAAAAACCTAGAACCTAAAAGTATGTTGAAAAAAGGCCAAAAGCGCTTAGAGAAAATTATCTCTTTAGGTACTGAAGGTGGTATGAATAACTTTGATGACTTATTCAGCGAGCAAGAAATTTCAAACTTAGCGACCTTTATTCAAATGACACCACCGGTGCCACCGGAAATGTCATTAGAGCAAATGCGCTCTCACACTAAAGAGTTTGTTGCACCAAAAGACTACCCAACTAAGCCATTGCATGGCCTTAATTGGAAAAACTTCTTTGTTGTAATCGAACGTGATGCTGGTAAAGCCGCTATCATTGATGGTGATACCAAAAAAGTCATTACCCATATCGATACAGGTTATGCGGTTCACGTAATCAAAGGTACTGAAAAGCATAAGATAGACACAGCTAAAGATGTAGGTCGTTTCTGGTACACCATTGGTCGTGACGGTAAAGTGAACAAGATCGATTTATGGCAAACGCCTGAAAAAATGTTAGTTGCTGAAACTAAAATGGCCTATGACGCACGTGATATCGCGGTTTCTGGTGACGGTAAATACGTAATTGCTGGTGGTTACTGGCCTGCGCATTTTGTCATCATGGATGCTGTAACCTTAAACCCACTTAAAGTTGTTACCACACGTGGTTATAACACTAAAGGTGAGTTTGTTAACGAAGCACGTGTAGCTGCGGTTTACACTTCTCCTAATAAATCTGAATTTACTGTTGCTGTTAAAGAAACAGGTCAAATGTTGCAAGTTGATTACAGTGACTTAGATAACTTAAATATTACTTCAATTGCCTCTTCAGAGTTCCTACATGATGGTTTTTACGATCCTTCAGGTCGTTACTTCCAAATTGCTGCGAATGCATCAAACAAAATGGTTGTTGTTGATACCGAAACGGGCAAGCTAGAAGCACAAATTGATGTTGATTCTTTACCACATCCTGGTCCAGGTGCTAACTGGATTGATAAAAAATGTGGTCCTGTTGGTGGTACAACTCACTTAGGTACTGGTCTAGTATCTGTTTGGGGTAACGATCCTATGGGTCACCCGGATCAAGCGTGGAAACTTTGTTATGAAGTGGAAACCGATGGTGCCGGTGCGTTCATCCGTACCCACGAAAACTCAGACTTTGTTTGGGCGGATCAATTAAAACATCCAGAACCTGAAGTACAACAATCAGTACAAGTTTTCGATAAGAAAACGCGTGAAATTGTGAAGACTATCCGTGTAACTGAAGAAGAAGGTAAAGCTGCTCTTCACATGGAATTCAACAAAGGTGGTACTGAAGTTTGGGTCTCTGTATGGAACCGTACAGACGCGAAGAACCCTACCGGTGAAATCGTAGTTTATGATGCCAAAACTCTTAAAGAGTTACACCGCATTAAAGGCTTAACTACGCCAACAGGTAAGTTCAACGTGTACAACCGTATGAACCACAAAACCTAA
- a CDS encoding c-type cytochrome, which yields MSESFTKGMARNIYYGGSVFFFLVFLALTFHTTKEMPERDNRQNITESVERGKHLWEKNNCIGCHSLLGEGAYFAPELGNVFQRRGGEAGFKMFFNGWMKAQPLNIPGRRQMPNFHLNDQEIEDLAEFLKWTSEMDINGWPPNIEG from the coding sequence ATGTCAGAAAGTTTTACTAAAGGCATGGCGAGAAATATTTATTATGGTGGAAGTGTATTCTTCTTCTTGGTATTTCTTGCTTTAACTTTTCATACTACAAAAGAAATGCCAGAAAGAGATAATCGTCAAAACATAACCGAATCCGTAGAGCGTGGTAAACACCTTTGGGAAAAGAACAATTGTATTGGCTGTCATTCTTTACTAGGTGAAGGTGCGTATTTTGCGCCAGAACTTGGTAATGTTTTTCAACGTCGCGGTGGCGAAGCCGGCTTTAAAATGTTTTTCAATGGTTGGATGAAAGCACAACCGTTAAATATACCAGGTCGTCGTCAAATGCCTAATTTCCACTTAAATGATCAAGAAATTGAAGATTTAGCTGAGTTCTTAAAATGGACCTCAGAGATGGACATTAACGGCTGGCCGCCAAACATAGAAGGGTAA
- a CDS encoding cupredoxin domain-containing protein, with amino-acid sequence MFKIFIHLTTAISLSVFSANLLAKDVVVEIYKKKFIPATITVAPGDRVIWKNIEKRQYHNVWFKQFVKEEPDYLFPGESYEYVFDNVGEFPYECGPHPKMTGVVIVQKQ; translated from the coding sequence TTGTTTAAGATATTTATTCATTTAACTACCGCAATTTCGCTTTCTGTATTTAGTGCTAACCTTTTGGCAAAAGATGTCGTGGTTGAAATATATAAAAAGAAATTTATTCCCGCGACTATTACTGTTGCTCCTGGCGATAGAGTAATTTGGAAAAATATTGAAAAAAGGCAGTATCACAATGTTTGGTTTAAACAGTTCGTAAAAGAAGAGCCAGATTACCTTTTTCCTGGTGAAAGTTATGAGTATGTATTTGATAACGTCGGAGAGTTCCCGTATGAATGCGGTCCTCATCCAAAAATGACTGGTGTCGTGATTGTTCAAAAACAATGA
- a CDS encoding c-type cytochrome yields the protein MKFVLFLTIFTFNLHAWAAETNAEILTKSEPTIDAVEPSPDMLEIAEQEINFDEQQLLIKHQKLKTQIEFCAPCHGKNGLSDVPIYPNLAGQHQEYLFKQLLAFKYRRRKDPIMQGMVSRLNEEDMLELAKYYASLSNGITQPKLTGAANENSN from the coding sequence ATGAAGTTTGTTCTATTTTTAACCATTTTTACCTTTAACTTGCATGCCTGGGCTGCAGAAACCAACGCTGAAATACTGACCAAATCAGAACCAACTATTGATGCCGTAGAGCCTAGCCCTGATATGCTGGAAATTGCTGAGCAAGAAATTAATTTTGACGAGCAGCAGTTGTTAATAAAACACCAAAAACTAAAAACTCAAATAGAATTTTGTGCACCATGTCATGGTAAAAATGGCCTATCAGATGTGCCTATTTATCCTAATCTTGCTGGTCAACACCAAGAATATTTATTCAAACAACTGTTGGCTTTTAAATACCGAAGACGCAAAGACCCCATTATGCAAGGCATGGTCAGTCGTTTAAATGAAGAAGATATGCTTGAATTGGCGAAATATTATGCCAGTCTTTCTAATGGTATTACGCAACCTAAATTAACTGGAGCAGCAAATGAAAACTCTAATTAA
- a CDS encoding bacteriohemerythrin — MTNRYKALIYAALIGLITVIIFLGFLIGFDNKISWLLIALLIATPWVYNLKKNGKIIKWKAEYSVGVKSLDLDHQKLIALLNQFNTAYDYEMGEAFEHQSLKDLIAYTEYHFDREEQMMSDCNYPDLEEHKQQHQLMIDKIKQIETKYDAIGHNAFQEVSEFLNGWLINHINGTDKQYTRHLNNHGIS, encoded by the coding sequence ATGACTAATCGTTACAAAGCATTAATATATGCAGCCTTAATTGGCCTGATCACAGTGATTATTTTTCTTGGTTTTTTAATAGGCTTTGATAACAAAATATCTTGGTTATTGATTGCCTTATTGATTGCTACTCCTTGGGTCTACAATCTTAAGAAAAATGGCAAAATAATAAAGTGGAAAGCTGAATATTCTGTCGGGGTAAAATCTTTAGATCTTGACCATCAGAAACTGATCGCTTTATTAAATCAATTTAATACCGCATATGATTACGAGATGGGCGAAGCCTTTGAGCACCAAAGTTTGAAAGATTTAATTGCATACACTGAATATCACTTCGATCGAGAAGAACAAATGATGAGTGATTGTAACTATCCTGATTTGGAAGAACACAAACAACAACACCAACTCATGATAGATAAAATTAAACAAATAGAGACAAAGTATGATGCTATTGGCCATAATGCGTTTCAAGAAGTAAGCGAATTTTTGAATGGCTGGTTAATCAACCACATCAACGGTACAGATAAACAATACACGCGCCACTTAAATAACCACGGCATTAGTTAA
- a CDS encoding ethylbenzene dehydrogenase-related protein produces the protein MPQEYKEGLARVEAKEAALAAEKKAQSVAEKEKVQLQIEQAVATALASAQASNSKPTASKKAAKASSAESLNVNWKKASSTDISVFFPGTASIEWILGRNHGGKRAFTKGDRCIECHAEEIADIGNLIVTGESEKELEPNIIPNKRGSIDVSIAATHDSENLFLKFSWPDGDHAPVPFVEGGKMDPENQMKLAYMISTDDVEFADRAGCWGTCHADANSMPFAPDKDALAGSELGKSLDLNSGVTKYLKETRTKLELKGRGGKALGGWDKLKTAEEIAEYQQAQKFMDIVRYKSGSKQVEDGQILEQRLMHGGQGAQAVANLKNGTWTVEIKRKLKSAKSGDVSIEAGQVYNFGFAIHDDYSNARYHHVSFGYKLALDNSDAEINAIKQ, from the coding sequence GTGCCACAAGAATACAAAGAAGGCTTAGCACGCGTTGAAGCGAAAGAAGCAGCCCTTGCTGCCGAGAAGAAAGCTCAATCAGTTGCTGAAAAAGAGAAAGTTCAGTTACAAATAGAGCAAGCAGTAGCAACAGCATTAGCAAGCGCGCAAGCGAGCAATAGTAAACCAACTGCAAGCAAGAAAGCGGCAAAAGCCAGCTCAGCTGAAAGCCTGAATGTTAACTGGAAAAAAGCCAGCTCAACAGACATTAGTGTGTTCTTCCCAGGTACAGCTTCTATCGAGTGGATCTTAGGCAGAAATCACGGCGGTAAACGCGCCTTTACCAAAGGTGACCGTTGTATTGAATGTCATGCTGAAGAAATTGCTGATATTGGTAATTTGATAGTAACAGGTGAAAGTGAAAAAGAACTTGAACCGAATATCATTCCGAACAAGCGTGGCAGTATCGACGTTAGTATCGCCGCAACCCATGACAGTGAAAATTTATTTTTGAAATTTAGCTGGCCTGATGGTGACCATGCACCGGTACCTTTTGTTGAAGGGGGTAAAATGGACCCTGAAAACCAAATGAAACTGGCCTATATGATCTCAACAGACGATGTCGAGTTTGCCGACAGAGCCGGTTGTTGGGGGACATGTCATGCAGATGCCAATTCAATGCCATTTGCACCTGACAAAGATGCTTTAGCTGGCAGTGAATTGGGCAAAAGCCTAGACCTAAATTCTGGTGTAACCAAATACCTCAAAGAAACACGGACTAAGTTAGAGCTTAAAGGTCGAGGCGGTAAAGCCTTAGGTGGCTGGGATAAACTTAAAACAGCTGAAGAAATTGCTGAATATCAACAAGCTCAAAAATTTATGGATATAGTTCGCTACAAATCTGGTAGTAAGCAAGTTGAAGATGGGCAAATACTTGAGCAAAGATTAATGCATGGTGGCCAAGGCGCTCAAGCGGTTGCAAATCTTAAAAATGGTACTTGGACAGTAGAGATCAAACGTAAGCTGAAATCAGCTAAATCTGGCGATGTTTCAATAGAAGCAGGACAAGTTTATAACTTTGGTTTTGCCATCCACGATGATTACTCTAATGCGCGTTATCACCATGTATCATTTGGCTATAAGCTGGCTTTAGATAATAGCGATGCAGAGATTAACGCGATTAAGCAATAG
- a CDS encoding CbbQ/NirQ/NorQ/GpvN family protein: MSTTNLKLTTTSVDVPYYKEQNNEVSLFEYAHQHHLPILIKGPTGCGKTRFIEHMAKKLNKPLYTVACHDDLTAADLVGRHLIGPEGTYWQDGPLTRAVREGGICYLDEVVEARKDTTVVLHPLADDRRVLPLERTGELLDAHPDFMLVVSYNPGYQNLLKGMKPSTKQRFVALSFDYPEKEVEQQILMSEANVEGHLAFTLVELAQALRRLEQNDLDEVVSTRLLIYAAKMMSSGMDPLEVCKCCLAEPLSDDPETIKALMDIARIYFDG, encoded by the coding sequence ATGAGTACTACAAATTTAAAACTAACCACCACATCAGTAGATGTACCGTATTATAAAGAGCAGAACAATGAAGTGTCCTTGTTTGAATACGCTCATCAACATCATTTGCCAATTTTAATCAAAGGCCCAACAGGGTGTGGTAAAACTCGCTTCATTGAACACATGGCAAAAAAACTGAATAAGCCGCTTTATACTGTTGCTTGTCATGATGATTTAACTGCTGCAGATCTCGTTGGTCGCCATTTAATTGGCCCAGAAGGCACTTATTGGCAAGATGGACCATTAACTCGAGCTGTACGAGAAGGTGGCATTTGTTACCTTGATGAAGTGGTTGAAGCGCGTAAAGATACAACGGTTGTTTTGCACCCTTTAGCCGATGACCGTAGAGTTTTGCCATTAGAAAGAACGGGAGAGTTACTTGATGCTCATCCTGATTTTATGTTGGTAGTCTCTTACAATCCTGGTTATCAAAACTTATTAAAAGGGATGAAACCTAGTACGAAACAACGCTTTGTCGCTTTATCTTTTGATTACCCTGAAAAAGAAGTTGAACAACAAATACTAATGAGTGAAGCGAACGTAGAAGGTCATTTAGCCTTTACATTAGTTGAGCTTGCCCAAGCATTACGCCGCTTAGAGCAAAACGATTTAGATGAAGTGGTTTCTACCCGCTTACTGATATACGCGGCCAAAATGATGTCAAGTGGCATGGATCCTTTAGAGGTTTGCAAATGTTGTTTAGCAGAGCCGTTGTCCGATGATCCTGAAACGATTAAAGCGTTAATGGATATTGCCCGCATTTATTTTGATGGATAG
- a CDS encoding c-type cytochrome: MKKLALALATTVVMAAPAMAADAEAGKGKSAMCAACHGANGISAVPMYPNLAGQKEAYLAKQLKDFKSGTRKDPVMSGMAMPLTDADIANLSAYYASIK, encoded by the coding sequence ATGAAAAAATTAGCTCTAGCACTAGCAACAACAGTAGTAATGGCTGCTCCAGCAATGGCTGCAGACGCAGAAGCCGGTAAAGGAAAATCAGCAATGTGTGCTGCTTGTCACGGCGCTAACGGCATTTCAGCTGTACCAATGTACCCTAACTTAGCGGGTCAAAAAGAAGCTTATCTTGCCAAGCAACTTAAAGATTTTAAATCTGGTACTCGTAAAGACCCAGTAATGTCAGGCATGGCTATGCCATTAACTGACGCAGATATCGCTAACTTATCTGCATATTACGCAAGCATTAAGTAA
- a CDS encoding DnrP protein, which produces MSDQKTPCLYCQTLNEAGQSDCKNCGMPIAEYHPQSRKRGLKLFHKAFWLIVIFCVFMIFYLPR; this is translated from the coding sequence ATGTCGGACCAAAAGACGCCTTGTTTGTATTGCCAAACGTTAAATGAAGCAGGCCAGAGTGACTGTAAAAATTGTGGAATGCCAATTGCTGAATATCATCCACAAAGCCGTAAACGTGGATTAAAATTATTTCATAAAGCGTTTTGGCTGATTGTTATTTTTTGTGTGTTTATGATTTTCTATTTACCTAGATAA
- a CDS encoding nitric oxide reductase activation protein NorD, with product MEEWVGSLWHQFITRKASTEFDLARVNFTQVSKSVGVVFRALGGDAVKRVEAASTRDYLSRRSFLQKISGDNQQLSLAWQDEDSLRLPESIAVFPEQELNADLYIWLAVLAAHHSGRFKHWAIDNQQLVADVLTQFPALKPRYQRLAQAFVKLRPNVEKLPSAEQAMEKAIVEAIINPGSVNSFPTVNYAPQAVFLWLYPAAQIDGQIQAEYGDGPDEAEEQASINSKKKDKAARKKTERVESSDSRDGMMIFRLESLFSWSEFANLDRGTDDSDDDDGEKVADDLDKITISKQQDQKSAQIKIDLDLPSSSEDDLPLGEGIKLPEWDYRKQQLVVDRCLLQPMLPKDAVAQKLPVHLQKTAKNIQAQFEQLQTMRYWLKSQPQGEELDLNAWLDFHVERQISATAEKGLYQSFRGNNRDLSCLLLADLSMSTDSHINNDMRVIDVVRDSLLLFGEALNVVGDNFAMYGFSSVKRSHVRFSLLKNFKESYDDNVRGRIQAIRPGFYTRMGAAIRQATKILVEQKSSQKLLLILTDGKPNDIDHYEGRFGVEDTKQAIVEAKQAGLKPFCITVDTDAEEYLPYIFGRYSYTVMHSPTELPVCLPQIYHRLTAH from the coding sequence ATGGAAGAATGGGTTGGCAGTCTTTGGCATCAATTTATCACCCGTAAAGCAAGTACTGAGTTTGATCTCGCTCGGGTGAACTTTACTCAAGTGAGTAAATCGGTTGGTGTGGTATTTCGGGCTTTAGGCGGTGACGCGGTTAAAAGAGTTGAAGCTGCAAGTACTCGAGATTATTTATCTAGACGTAGTTTTTTACAAAAAATTTCAGGCGACAATCAACAGCTAAGTCTTGCTTGGCAAGATGAAGATAGCCTTCGTTTACCTGAATCTATAGCTGTTTTCCCTGAGCAAGAACTTAATGCTGACCTATATATTTGGCTTGCGGTTCTTGCTGCGCATCATAGCGGACGTTTTAAACATTGGGCTATTGATAACCAACAATTAGTCGCTGACGTGCTAACTCAATTTCCGGCATTGAAGCCTCGTTACCAACGATTAGCGCAAGCTTTTGTAAAATTACGCCCTAATGTTGAAAAATTACCAAGTGCGGAACAGGCAATGGAAAAAGCTATCGTTGAAGCAATTATAAATCCTGGTTCAGTAAACTCATTTCCAACGGTTAACTATGCCCCGCAAGCGGTTTTCTTATGGCTTTATCCAGCAGCACAGATTGATGGCCAAATACAAGCTGAGTATGGGGATGGACCTGATGAAGCTGAAGAGCAGGCTAGTATAAACAGTAAAAAGAAAGATAAGGCAGCTCGTAAAAAAACTGAACGAGTTGAATCCTCAGATAGTCGTGATGGCATGATGATATTCCGTTTAGAGAGTTTATTCTCGTGGAGCGAGTTTGCTAATCTTGATCGTGGTACAGATGACAGCGATGATGATGACGGCGAGAAAGTTGCCGACGATTTAGACAAAATAACGATTTCGAAACAACAAGATCAAAAAAGCGCCCAAATAAAAATAGATCTAGACTTACCATCAAGCTCAGAAGATGACTTACCATTAGGTGAAGGCATAAAGTTGCCTGAATGGGATTATCGTAAGCAGCAGTTAGTCGTAGATAGATGCTTATTACAGCCAATGCTGCCAAAAGATGCTGTTGCACAAAAATTACCTGTCCATTTGCAAAAAACCGCAAAAAATATTCAAGCGCAATTTGAACAATTGCAAACCATGCGCTATTGGTTAAAAAGCCAGCCGCAAGGTGAAGAGTTAGACTTAAATGCTTGGTTAGATTTTCATGTTGAGCGACAAATTTCAGCAACCGCTGAAAAAGGCCTTTATCAGAGTTTTCGCGGTAATAACCGCGATTTATCTTGTTTATTACTTGCCGATTTATCAATGTCTACCGACTCGCATATTAATAATGACATGCGAGTAATTGATGTTGTGCGCGATAGCTTATTATTGTTTGGTGAAGCGTTAAATGTAGTGGGTGATAACTTTGCAATGTATGGTTTCTCATCGGTTAAACGTTCACATGTACGCTTTTCGTTATTAAAAAACTTTAAAGAGTCATACGATGATAATGTACGGGGCCGTATCCAAGCGATACGTCCAGGTTTCTATACCCGTATGGGCGCCGCAATTCGACAGGCAACTAAAATATTGGTTGAACAAAAGTCATCACAAAAATTATTATTAATACTTACTGATGGCAAGCCTAATGATATTGATCACTATGAAGGGAGGTTTGGTGTCGAAGATACTAAACAAGCCATTGTCGAGGCAAAACAAGCCGGCTTAAAGCCATTTTGTATTACTGTAGATACAGATGCCGAAGAATATTTGCCTTATATTTTTGGCCGGTATAGCTATACCGTGATGCATAGCCCTACAGAATTGCCTGTTTGTTTACCACAGATCTACCACAGATTAACAGCACACTAG